The following are encoded in a window of Hippoglossus stenolepis isolate QCI-W04-F060 chromosome 10, HSTE1.2, whole genome shotgun sequence genomic DNA:
- the LOC118116574 gene encoding interferon alpha-inducible protein 27-like protein 2 isoform X3: protein MDPVTSAAVGAAGAQGSTPKALGAAGFTSGGIAAGSTAAKMMSASAVASGGRVGAGSLVSACQSKGASGASKGKK, encoded by the exons ATGGACCCTG TGACAAGTGCAGCAGTTGGAGCAG CAGGGGCTCAGGGTAGCACCCCTAAAGCTCTGGGGGCCGCAGGTTTCACCTCAGGTGGAATTGCAGCAGGCTCCACGGCTGCTAAAATGATGTCGGCTTCTGCAGTGGCTAGCGGAGGTAGAGTGGGAGCCGGAAGTCTGGTGTCTGCTTGTCAATCAAAAG gTGCGTCTGGTGCGTCAAAGGGCAAAAAGTGA
- the LOC118116574 gene encoding interferon alpha-inducible protein 27-like protein 2 isoform X6 yields MDPVTSAAVGAGAQGSTPKALGAAGFTSGGIAAGSTAAKMMSASAVASGGRVGAGSLVSACQSKGASGASKGKK; encoded by the exons ATGGACCCTG TGACAAGTGCAGCAGTTGGAGCAG GGGCTCAGGGTAGCACCCCTAAAGCTCTGGGGGCCGCAGGTTTCACCTCAGGTGGAATTGCAGCAGGCTCCACGGCTGCTAAAATGATGTCGGCTTCTGCAGTGGCTAGCGGAGGTAGAGTGGGAGCCGGAAGTCTGGTGTCTGCTTGTCAATCAAAAG gTGCGTCTGGTGCGTCAAAGGGCAAAAAGTGA